From one Lycium ferocissimum isolate CSIRO_LF1 chromosome 7, AGI_CSIRO_Lferr_CH_V1, whole genome shotgun sequence genomic stretch:
- the LOC132065125 gene encoding probable amidase At4g34880, translated as MELGSNAFKIEEATIKEIHQAFATNKLTSRNLVDFYLHQIETLNPLLRGIIEVNPDAQELADEADRKRANSNKDGIFLGDLHGIPVLVKDTFGTKDKLNTTAGSYALLGSEVPRDAGVVEKLRKAGAIVLGKASMSEWYKFRSLSGVPNGWCARSGQGVNPYCPSGSPCGSSSGCAISVAANMAAVSLGTETHCSIICPADHNSVVGLKPTIGLTSRAGIIPMTPLWDTVGPICRNVSDAVYMLDVIVGSDPRDEVTMEAAKYIPEGGYKQFLKDDNLEGKRIGIVRHPFVEMIHEAIEKSSFEHHLDLLRQQGATLVDNLSIPHIEEIMDSSHSGELLVMMVEFKSSINAYLKELITSPVRSLADIISFNERNSELEKLAEYDQHTFIEAEKTNGYGEHEKEVVEKLKNLSQNGFEKMMKDHELDAMVAPGSRASPVFAIGGYPAVTVPAGYESDGMPFGICFGGLKGTEPKLIEIAYAFEQSSKVRRPPSVV; from the exons ATGGAGTTAGGCTCCAATGCTTTCAAGATTGAAGAAGCCACCATTAAAGAAATCCACCAAGCATTTGCTACAAACAAACTCACATCAAGAAATCTCGTTGACTTTTACCTTCACCAAATTGAAACCCTTAATCCTCTGCTTCGCGGCATCATTGAAGTTAACCCTGACGCTCAGGAGTTAGCTGATGAGGCTGATCGAAAGAGAGCTAATAGTAATAAAGATGGAATTTTTTTAGGGGACTTACATGGAATACCTGTACTTGTTAAGGACACGTTTGGGACAAAAGATAAGTTGAATACTACTGCTGGTTCTTATGCTTTGTTGGGATCTGAAGTGCCACGAGATGCTGGAGTTGTGGAGAAGTTGAGAAAAGCAGGTGCTATTGTTTTGGGGAAAGCAAGTATGAGTGAATGGTATAAGTTTCGTTCGCTAAGTGGAGTTCCTAATGGCTGGTGTGCTCGATCTGGACAAGGAGTG AATCCTTATTGTCCGTCTGGATCCCCATGTGGGTCGAGTAGTGGCTGTGCAATTTCTGTGGCTGCAAATATGGCGGCTGTTTCTCTAGGGACTGAGACTCACTGCTCCATCATCTGTCCAGCAGATCATAATTCAGTTGTTGGGCTGAAACCTACTATTGGGCTCACAAGTCGGGCAGGAATCATACCAATGACGCCCctttgggacactgttgg GCCTATATGCAGGAATGTTAGCGATGCAGTTTACATGCTTGATGTGATTGTTGGATCGGATCCAAGAGATGAAGTTACCATGGAAGCAGCTAAATATATTCCTGAGGGTGGCTACAAACAGTTTCTCAAGGATGATAATCTGGAAGGAAAGCGAATAGGCATTGTCAGACATCCATTTGTGGAGATGATCCATGAAGCAATtgaaaaatcatcttttgagcATCACCTGGATTTGTTAAG ACAACAAGGAGCAACTCTGGTGGACAACCTGAGCATACCACATATTGAAGAGATAATGGATTCAAGTCACAGCGGTGAACTGTTGGTGATGATGGTTGAATTCAAGAGCTCGATCAATGCTTATCTGAAAGAGCTGATCACTTCTCCTGTCAGGTCATTGGCCgacattatttcttttaatgAGCGCAACTCTGAGCTG GAGAAACTTGCAGAGTATGACCAACATACTTTTATAGAAGCTGAGAAGACAAATGGATACGGGGAGCATGAAAAGGAGGTAGTAGAGAAGTTGAAAAACTTGTCACAAAATGGATTTGAGAAAATGATGAAGGACCATGAACTTGATGCAATGGTCGCGCCTGGTTCACGTGCCTCCCCTGTTTTTGCTATTGGTGGCTATCCAGCAGTAACTGTTCCAGCCGGCTATGAAAGTGATGGCATGCCCTTTGGGATCTGTTTTGGAGGGTTAAAGGGTACTGAACCAAAGCTGATTGAAATTGCCTATGCCTTTGAACAATCTAGCAAAGTGCGACGACCTCCTTCTGTAGTTTAA
- the LOC132065124 gene encoding probable amidase At4g34880: MNVYSLFVILALAALSLVGWSHIDTCHAFSIREASISDLQFAFSQNQLTSRHLVEFYFGEISWLNPVLKSVIEINPDALLEADKADLERNEANRKNRSLSVLHGVPILLKDNIATKDKLNTTAGSFSLLGSVVPRDAGIVTKLRKAGAIVLGKASLSEWAQSRALKAPNGWSPRGGQGKNPYVLSADPCGSSSGSAISVAANMVSVSIGTETRGSILCPASSNAVVGIKPTVGLTSRAGVIPISPRQDTIGPIGRTVADAVHVLDAIVGFDHNDAAATGAAAKFIPPGGYTRFLKVDGIKGKRIGIVRHPFFNFTNNPALAQVFEKHIQKLRRQGALLVDNANIANIETILDFNLSGEASAVLAEFKIALNNYLNELIGSPVRSLADIIMFNQKNPEVEMLEEFGQDIFLAAEATNGIGETELKALRDLSRLTRDGFQKLMQKYKLDALVTGGPGVAAVLAIGGFPAISMPAAYDKGVPIGICFSGLKGSEPKLIEIAYGFEQATLVRKPPTFLP, translated from the exons ATGAACGTTTATTCCTTGTTCGTGATACTTGCTCTTGCGGCCTTATCACTTGTTGGATGGTCGCATATTGATACTTGCCATGCATTCTCGATTAGGGAAGCTAGCATTAGTGATCTTCAGTTTGCTTTTAGCCAAAACCAGCTCACGTCGAGACACCTCGTGGAGTTTTATTTTGGAGAAATTTCATGGCTTAATCCAGTTCTTAAAAGTGTCATTGAG ATAAATCCCGATGCACTCTTGGAAGCTGACAAGGCTGACCTAGAGAGGAACGAGGCAAACAGAAAAAATCGTTCTTTATCCGTGCTGCATGGTGTACCAATACTTCTTAAGGATAATATTGCAACAAAAGATAAGCTTAACACTACTGCTGGATCCTTTTCATTACTGGGATCAGTGGTGCCCCGTGACGCAGGTATAGTGACAAAGCTGAGAAAAGCAGGGGCAATTGTACTCGGGAAAGCTAGCCTCAGTGAGTGGGCTCAGTCTCGGGCGCTAAAGGCGCCCAATGGCTGGAGCCCTAGAGGTGGACAAGGAAAA AATCCTTATGTTCTGTCCGCGGACCCTTGTGGCTCGAGTAGTGGATCAGCAATATCAGTGGCAGCAAACATGGTATCTGTGTCAATAGGGACAGAGACCCGTGGTTCCATCTTATGCCCGGCCAGCTCCAATGCAGTTGTAGGCATCAAACCAACCGTTGGACTCACTAGTCGAGCCGGGGTCATCCCAATCTCTCCTAGACAAGACACTATTGG ACCAATTGGCAGAACAGTAGCGGATGCTGTTCATGTTCTTGATGCCATCGTAGGCTTTGACCACAATGATGCAGCTGCAACTGGTGCAGCAGCTAAATTCATTCCTCCAGGTGGTTATACTCGATTTTTGAAAGTAGATGGAATTAAGGGCAAGAGAATTGGAATAGTGAGGCACCCCTTCTTCAATTTCACTAATAATCCTGCCCTGGCTCAAGTTTTTGAGAAACACATCCAAAAACTCAG GCGACAAGGTGCACTGTTGGTAGATAATGCGAACATAGCCAACATTGAGACAATTTTAGACTTTAATCTGAGTGGTGAAGCATCAGCAGTGTTGGCTGAGTTCAAGATAGCCTTAAATAATTATCTAAATGAGCTAATTGGTTCCCCTGTTCGATCTTTAGCAGATATAATAATGTTCAATCAAAAAAATCCTGAAGTG GAGATGCTAGAGGAATTTGGTCAAGATATATTTTTGGCTGCTGAAGCAACAAATGGAATTGGGGAAACAGAATTGAAAGCTTTGAGGGATTTATCAAGATTAACAAGAgatggatttcaaaagttgatGCAAAAGTATAAGTTGGATGCATTGGTGACTGGTGGCCCTGGTGTTGCTGCTGTTCTTGCAATTGGTGGATTTCCAGCAATTAGTATGCCTGCTGCATATGACAAAGGGGTGCCAATTGGCATATGTTTTAGCGGGTTGAAAGGCTCAGAGCCTAAATTAATTGAAATCGCCTATGGCTTTGAGCAAGCAACCCTAGTTAGAAAGCCTCCAACTTTTTTGCCCTAA
- the LOC132062858 gene encoding dirigent protein 23-like — protein MGRVAVLVILLFVTILTWVAEGQDQESWAKRVDTGKEVVTTLQFYFHDKLSGSNPSAVRIAQADGTNNSNTLFGALLMIDDALTIGPEPTSKLIGRARGLYGSAGQTDMGLIMVVSYGFTDGIYQGSSFSLLSLNPAMNPVREMAIVGGTGLFRLARGYAIAQTYSANASGDAIVGYNVTLVTYV, from the coding sequence ATGGGAAGAGTTGCTGTGCTTGTCATATTATTGTTCGTGACAATACTAACATGGGTGGCTGAAGGACAAGACCAAGAATCATGGGCCAAGAGGGTCGACACAGGCAAGGAAGTAGTAACAACTCTTCAATTCTACTTCCATGACAAGCTTAGTGGATCCAATCCAAGTGCAGTTCGGATCGCACAAGCTGATGGGACCAACAATTCAAATACCTTATTTGGGGCTCTGTTGATGATTGATGATGCACTAACTATTGGACCAGAACCAACTTCAAAGCTAATTGGTCGAGCCCGTGGACTATACGGGTCAGCTGGTCAAACTGATATGGGCCTTATCATGGTGGTGAGCTATGGGTTCACAGATGGTATCTACCAAGGGAGTTCATTTAGCCTATTAAGCTTGAACCCGGCAATGAATCCGGTTCGTGAAATGGCTATCGTGGGTGGGACCGGTCTTTTCCGGTTGGCTCGTGGGTACGCTATTGCTCAGACTTATTCGGCCAATGCTAGTGGTGATGCTATTGTTGGCTACAATGTTACCCTTGTCACATATGTTTGA